A region of the Candidatus Zixiibacteriota bacterium genome:
TCCGGTCCGGCACTTCCCTGCCCGGAAGAAGTCGACATTAACGGCAGCGGATACGGACCCGACATTGCCGATCTGGTTTATCTGGTCACTTACATGTTCCAAGGGGGGCCGGTCCCGGCCGATTGTCCGTAGCAGCACATCAATTAAATCAAACCAAATCGTAGGCAGGTCTCCCCGAGACCTGCCTTTAATTTTACCGCCGGGTGTCTCTGCCGGTGGTCCTTATTTGTGAGTGGCAGTAGCAGTAGGTCAGGACCCTTGATATTATGAAAGGGTCCTGACCTACGATTAAGGAAGACGCGGTTTGTCACGTTGCTCGAACGTCCAGTCTCCCCTACTCCCCCAGCAACATCGCCACGGTGTCGTGCAAGGCCGCGCGGTAATGCAAGCCGCCCGTCTGAGACTGACGCATGATTTTAGAAAAACCGTCGAACTCATCCAGCCGCGCCAGCCGGACCTCTTTGATCTCACGCCGGTCGGTGAACTCGAAATCCCCCGAGACATAATCCGCCAGGAAGACATAAGAAACCCAGGGAATTTCCTCGTTCGACGAGGGCTCCGGCCAGGAACCGTTGTCGTGCGGCTTAACCATGAACGGTACAACTGAACCCTCCCATACCGGCGGCATTTCCGACCGCACGAAAGTCACCTGCGAGATAAGCAGAAACCGTTGCAAGGTCACCTCCGTGCCGGTTTCTTCGGCTACCTCACGCGCTACGCCGTCCTCCAGATTCTCCGACGGTTCCAGTCCACCGGAGGGCGCCCGGTATTGCCCCGGCGGATA
Encoded here:
- a CDS encoding NUDIX hydrolase; this encodes MSQQVRAWIDRYGQPAEVAFRMPTLDEEFEMIRASQKQGRAHDVTLYIRKADRFIVNAKPFYPPGQYRAPSGGLEPSENLEDGVAREVAEETGTEVTLQRFLLISQVTFVRSEMPPVWEGSVVPFMVKPHDNGSWPEPSSNEEIPWVSYVFLADYVSGDFEFTDRREIKEVRLARLDEFDGFSKIMRQSQTGGLHYRAALHDTVAMLLGE